TTTTCCTACATAGTTTCAAACTatgcctaacttactatattcatgCATCCACATGCCTAATCTGCacatacccccccccccccccttggcCTTGTCATCCTACACTACAACTCTTGAGCTTCATCCTCAGTCCTTAGGTCATCGTACGCCCCAATTCTCAAACCTCATCCTCGGCCCTCAGGCCCTTACAGTGGGTTTACTATATTATTTATGGAGAAGTTGATTGAACAtcaattcccaaaaaaaaaaaaaaaaaaaaaaacccaattcaaGATTGGCAAATACAGTTGTAGTCACCAATCCTACTATATTGCCTCTAGATTTTCTTCCAATATAGGTCAAATTTCTAGAGAGAGGAGGGGGGAGGAGACCCACAAAAGGGGTGGAGCGTGGGGAGAATGGTTGGGAGGCTTTGTTGAGGTTGGGGAATGAAATTTATGCAATGCATGTGGAAAGTGAAGGGATGGATTTAACCAAAGTGGGCAATTTGAGAGAAATTAGGGGGGAGCAAGGTTGAAATCCAAATTACACCTTTATGTTGGATGAATTGTCATTCAAACCTTAAACTTTAACATTTCATTGTCGCTAATGAAATTATAAGTCCATTCATTGTCATCGATGAAACTTGAGTCCAATAAAACTACGTTGTATCATATATGTGATCAGAATTTATAATGGAACAATACTACACTATGAtatgagttttttctttttttttgtgtgtgtgtgtgtgtggtaatTAGGAAATGCATTAGAAACTAAGAAGAAATGACAACATTAGAACATAGTCTGTTATAGTACATGCCACTACCATCCGACTGCATAAAAGGTAAGATGTCCACAGGCGGAGCATCATACAACACAGTCCCTATCCTGATTGGTCCCTATCCTAGCTAGATAATCAGTACAGCTGTTAACTTCACGGTAGTAGTGACCGATCCGAACTTGTGCTAGCTGAGACATCATTTGCCTGCAATCATCAACATTGTTAGAGTAGGAAGGATTAGACAGAAGCTCAACAACAACTTTAGCATCAATTTGAATATCAACAGATAGCAGATTGAGATTTATGCAAAGCTGAAGCCCATCTCTAAGTGCCCACAGTTCAGCTATGAAGCTGGATGCGGTGCCAATGTTTCTTGAGGATCCAGCAAGCTACTTGCCTCGATCATTCCTAATAATACCACCTCCCCTGCAGCACCTGCGGTTCCAACTGAGGAGCCATCCGTATTGAGGCGAACCCACTCCTTTTGGGGTTTCTCCCATCGAACTCTCTATGATATGGGTTTCAGCACATGCAAAACCATTAGTGGTTAATGCTTCTTACGTTAGTAGGGTTTTGTGTTTCTACTGTTTAAGTtataaatgcttttttttttttttaattggaagaAAATTTTAGTAACCATTCCGAAAAATGAAACAGGACCATGGGCCTATCAGttaaatgattatttttctttgttgctaCTCATATATGAATTGTAACAATACATTGAAATGATGTTTTCCCACGGTACATTAGACCCATTTGTGTTCATGGGACTCGCAAAGaacctcatcaaaatcaaagaatATCAGTATTACAGTCCtttttctttatcaaatgaagaaaaaacagctccattatcaattttatttatcaaatgaAGCGGAAACAGCTCCATCACCATTCTAGCCGATGGTTTTGGCATGATATGTTTCGCGAAATTTATAAATGACTGCTATCCTTGACACAGCTTTTCAAATATGGATCATCCCTGTAAGTTGAATATATTGGAAGATCAAGAGCTTTCTCTGCAATTCTCCCGTCCTCATGAATCTTTGCTATCAGGCTCTCAATGCTCGGAAAATTGGCCTATCACATTCCACACCCAAGTTTAGCATGAAAAAGGTTAGAAGAACTAGTTTGGAATGAGCAAGGGGCCAAAAAGTTGCAAAAAGCAATCGTATATGATGATACCTCAGATCGTATATAACCAACAATAACAAGACGCAAATCCTCCCCATAGAAATCTTCAGCAAAGTCATGAAGCAACCATGGCTCCTGCATTGTAAACTAGCTTtaacaagggaatggacaagGGGAAAAGAATTCAAGAGTCTATCATTTATGTCTCATCACACTCACTATGGTCTTTTCTGGGTTGTTAAAATATGGATTCCACCCAATACTCatgaccattttaaaaacacCTTTGGTTGATAATCCAGCCCAACCAAAATATACCCCCGAGGGATGCTCTGAAAGGACAGTTGAATAACCTTCGGTAGATAGATTAGctgaaaaataaagaagttaTTACATTAACAAAATGCAACAAATTATCAAgcgaaaaagaagaataaattaTAACCTGAATAATATCCCAATACTCTCAAGCTCAATGAGCAAAAGTAGGAGTTGAAGGATACATTGGGAGAAACCACTAAACCAGCTAACTATGAGAAACTGACAGATCTATAGACCACCTCTGTGGCgtgaaagtaaaattaatacTGATTTCAAAGCAAATATGTATTCAGAGGTCAAGAAATGTTCATAATAATTCTAGCTTAATGAGACAAAGGAAGAGAAATTTTGGGGGGTTTTTTGTCCATCAACATTCAGTAAGGGTACTCTCAAAGGTGTAATAAGACCTCTCATAAAACATGCTGTAGGCTCAGGACAAAATGTGCATCCTGATAGAGCTCTTTTGCTGATATATGGCTATAAAGTGATTTAGGATGCTGGCAGCTCCCTAAATGCTAAAGTTTCTGATGATTTGGCTGAAGGTCAGTGGCATTGGCCTCCTGCCAGATCAGAGAGCTTGGTCTCCATCTAAGAGGGCCTGTTTCAAGTTACTTTGCAGCATGAAGATTCTGTAAGGTGGTTCCCTAAGCGTTCAGGTCAATTTACCTGCAACTCAGCTTGGAATGAGATTAGGGGAAATCATCAACTACTGCATTAGTACAGGTTGGTTTGTTTAGTGCTGGAGTCACTAAGCAGTCCATATTATGGCTTGCTATCAAGGATGGACATTCTACTTGTGATAGACTGGCCAGATGGGGATATAAGGGTGGTGTATAGCGTGTGTACTGCAGAAATTACTAGGAATGCAGAGACCATTTATTCTTCTGGGTGCTCCTTCACCAGGAGAGTGTGGAAACAAGTTCTCTCTTTATGAGATTAGGGAAAATTATCAAGTACTGTATTGGTACAAATTGGTTTGGTTTAGTGCTAATTGCTAAGCAGTCCATATTATGTCTTGCTATCAAGGATGGACTTTCTCTCGTGACAGACTGACCAGATGGGGATATAAGGGTGGTGTATAGAGTGTGTACTGCAGAAATTACTAGGAATGCAGAGACCGTTTATTCTTCTGGGTGCTCTTTCACTAGGAGAGTGTGGAAACAAGTTCTCTCTTTATATCTTATTATTAAACATGTTTGTTCTTGGCCTTACATTATACTTTGGGGTgtataagagttttttttttaggtaggTAACGtaaaatgttattaaaaataaagcCAACCTGAGTACACTGGGAAGTGTATAAGAGTTAAAGTAAAACGCTTTAGAGTGCTAGCATGTAAACTTGCTTTTGCAGCCACTGTTTACAGTATTTGGCTTCAAAGATGTGCAAGTGTCTATAACAACCAGGTGAAAACTGATGAAAAGTTGTTGAAGgagatcaaagatgatattcaAGCTTGGATTGGTGGTTTCTAGAATATCCCAAATTTATAAGGAATAGAAGCATCTGTTGTAATTGGAAAGTAGCTTGGAATATTAATACCTAGTagttttcttgtaattttttgttgtttctttacTGCTGCTTGTTTTCCATGAGCCTTTGTAcaaaatgttctatttttttgcaaaaaaagtctctcattcatccaaaaaaagaaaaaaagaaaatgaaatttttggggGATTTTTACATACCTgtaggaatcccaagtacctttgAGCCCCGACCAAGCCCCTTAATGACAGGTCCACCAATGTACCAGGATTCTATTGGCAAAGTACCCTCTACCCCTGCAAAACATATCAATAGCTCTGTTAAAAATGGTTGATACATATAGAACTGACTTAACATGGTTGAAACAAAGGTAGAGAGAAGTTTACAATCTTGAAATGGAGGTAAGCCCCACTTTTCAGGTTTCAAATCAAGCAGAGAGTTGATCACCTCATCTGCTGAAGTGTAAAGATGGGATTGTTTGGGAATGGATGGTACAGCAACAACTTCCATTCCAGCAGCCTTACCAGCGGTAACACCTGGTCTGACAACCAAATATAcaagaattaagaaaaaaaacctaagaaatTATTATGGAAATCCTCATCATATTAACCCTTACAACTAAATAACCATGCTCATCTGATAGAAGACAGTAACAAACCTGTCATCACTagaataaaacataaaactataTCTAGAATCCATTTCAAGTAATTCATGCTCTGAGGGATAATAATATGGTCAACCCTCCAAAAATGTGAACAAGAACACATGCCCATTTGGCATCCCATTTTGAAACCGAACTGTTTCAAAGTACAGACTTtttaaacctcaaatttttCTAGGTACATCTTTTTCAGACAAACCATTTTCTAAAAGCTGAAAAATTAACCTATACCAAACAGGCAATACATATACCCATGGACCATGGTTGAATGCAGGGATTTGTGTGAAACATCAAGTATCAATCACAAAGATATTAAATAGGATTACATGACAGCTTTTCAAAAGACAGTAATATTAGTGGAATAGACTCCTTTATCCCTTCGTGAAGAATTATGCtggaacagaaaaaaaaaaaaaaaaaaaaaaagaagaagaagaagaagaagataaaaaaaaaagaaaaaaaagaaaagaaaaaaagagcaaacTTAGAAAACAAGAAATAGAGAGTCATGTAAGGCAGACATCCCCCCTGCTCTGTCTTCCttttagtttaatgaaattgaagcttatcaaaaaaaggaaaagaaagagatcatgaaTCTAACAAAGGCACGGGTGAAAGATGCAACTCCATCAGTTAAGTTCATGCACAATTGCACATCTTCTAGCAAAAAAACAagtaaattaagaaattaatattcAGAAATCCTGAAATGTTGATACAAAGTATTTTTCAGAGCTATATACAAGTTTTGGACTAAATAAGTCAAACTTGGAGGTTTCACAATAGAATGGAAATTGAATATATTCACAGTTAATGCCTTGAGAGATAACAGATATATGAAAAAGTAATGCTTCTATAGGGCTGAATTTCTGCAACCTAAGTCTCAGAAAACTAAAAGGTTAAGTTTAATAAAATCCCTGACATTAAGAATTGTtgcaatatttaaaaaataaaaaaataaaaaaaagtggctGCCACAAATAATTAGTTTGTATTGTACTTCAATAGAAACGAATTGATTCTGCGTCAAGGGTAAATGACATGGACTATGATGGAGGAATGCACACAGGCTTGAGGAGCTTAATGGACTCATGGGGTTTATAATACAGAGCTCCAAGTGATCTAGGTGGTATTTCTATTATCATAAATTACTTTTCTCACCaatctaaataaaaaacaagtacaaagacaaaagaagacacaatattttttaatatatttttattccaaTATATCACATGGCAACATGTAACTCTTCTATGTTCTATCGAAGACTTAAATATAAGTGGCTGTTGATACTATAAAGTGCAAGTATACATGGGCAAATCAATAATCATGCAAGGGAAAATCACCATCCCCTCCCCAATGCCATACTCAGTAGGTGCTATCAAAAGCAAAGGTCAGAATAATACAATGAAAGGACAAATTCGGAACTTCTAGAGTTAAGAGTCAGGTCGCTTACATAGAATCCTCAATGACTAGGCAGCTAGAGGGTTCAacatttagctttttagctgcTTCAAGATATCTTAAACAGTGAACCATGGAGTTAGAATAACAGACGAACATGGACTTTTACACTTaagaccaaaagaaaaaaaacctcaacaaaGAAGTCAATATCAAAAACTATTTGTTGCATCTCACATATCAGGAGATGGTTTCCCAGATGCCACTTCATCACCACCAATGATGACAGAGAAGGATTCCTTCCATCCTATAATTGGAAAATATCGAATAAGaatctcaaaaatttaaaacacaaaaaatgatatCCTTGCTGCATCTTAGCAAGTCAATATCTTGATCAAGTTGTAAGTGGTTTAAGATTTACCTtgatgaaaagaaatttttCCTTCTACATTTTCCCTTGGAGAGTTTGAAGCCAATGCCATTGGGACCCCATGACCACCAAAATGCTTAATTAAACGATTGGCACCCGGCTGTGCTTTAATGTTGCACCACCTACAACAACAGCGGTAAAAAGACACTCAAAAGTTTggcacaaaaattcaaatttttaaacacataaCAATGAGAAGATGAGTAGCTATGGTTTATATCATCAAGGAACCTAGTGACAAACAAATGGCACAAAGTAAATCCTGTATAGCTAAATATTAATGAAAGCAAGTCAAAATGCTTTATGAGAGCCCGAACCTATATAGCAGAACAGCCTAGTCATACAAAAACCATGAAagtaataacaaaaacaaaaagataagtCATCATTTATAGGGATGAAAATTGCCAAGATTCCAACACTACTTAGCATGCTTTTCATATCAATAACTTGCCAAATTTGCAAAGAAACCCTTTGAGTATGTGTTAAACAGATGAGAACTGAAGTTCCGATTGGAATTCTCACATTAAAAATTCTCATTGgcatttataaacaaaaaaccattTATTCTACAAACTATAGAGCACATGGCTTATAGATTGTATAGCAGAACAATTTTCTAAGACAAAAACTggaaaaataactaaataagaaACTCTGTGTCTTAGCTTATTATTTCCAGTGGAATCCCCAGATTATTGCAATTGGTAATGTTGTACCTTTGcagatgaaaataaaaaagtcaaaaaaggtCAATGAGCTCTAGCTGATAAAGCATCTCCTCCCCCGTAAGTACAGGATTGAGGCCTTGAGGGTGTGGTTGTGGATTCAATACTATGTTCATGCATGCATcttaccattaaaaaaataaaagcagattaatttgaaataaaatttacgCCTGAAATTCAAGGGCTATATTACTTGCCTCAATTGGAAAAACTTTACATATTTAATAACTATAATTTAAAAGTGCAATAGATAATTACTTCTCAGAGTAAAGTGGGTTGATTGCTGAAATAAATTCATTTGAAGTGCAGGGAAGACCATAAGCTTCCACAATAGCAGCTGCAGCTTCAAGTGGTGTCTTTCCTAAAGTCTTATGAACTTCTCTCCCATCCCATTGCTTTCCATACTTACTCAAGAAACCGCCCAAAACATCACTTAAAAGGGCATCTGtcatcaaatttaaaaatacaaattatgacaaattaagaaaacaatcagctattttatgaaaatatagttGAAAACAGTACAGGACAATAAGAATCAAGATCAGTACGGAATATATTGAATATGATGGCTACATGCAAATAGAGATTGCAACCCTCTATTAAGAAGGACCATATCTGAATGTTCTTATCAATAGTGTCTTACTGTGGTAAAAACAGATGGTGAAATTcaggaattcaagaaaaatcCTATTCTTTTTTTACCAAACTTCACTGGACTTCGCTCGTGAAAATATCTAAACATCAATCAGTGTCAATTTGCCAGGAGCttcttttttagctttttagcttatttatatatgtagagattttaaagtttcattttttctaagtaCAACTATACTTTGCAACAAATCAACAAAGTGCTTCACACAAAcataatggaaaataaaaaaataaaattttaacaattttaaaagCACAAACTAACCTGTATTAATAAGTGTCCCATCCAAATCAAGGATAACACACGATGCTAACTTCTTTAATGGCTTCGCGATTGACATTTTAACAGTAAATCCTCCAGTTACAGCTATGCTCCCATTTCTGGAATATATACGAaaatgagatttaaaaaaaaaaaccccattaaATATCAGCAAGAATCTAATACCAACATCTCATGGTTGAAAACAAAATGAACCAATTCATGACGGTATTTCGGTTttcgactttttttttttcaccatctCTTCTTAACCCAAATCTTACACAACTCAACTAACTCATAAGCTACACCTTGTCATACATACAACAAAGAAAACAATCCATACAATTTTATTCACTCAAAATTATAAAGATCACCCAACTGAACCATCACATAGCACAATTCATGTTATGGGTATTGATACAAAAATagttcaaaattatatttttctgcCCCCTGGCTGGACCCATTTGAGATTTcacaaaaataacaaacattAACATAAGATTAACTTCTTATTCATATTAGAATCAAGTTAGTTCAACTGATAAAATCTCCCGTGAATAAGAGAGGTGGAttcaaagaataataaaaatcttgtttttacAATTCTCCAAAAGTTTTGCAATAAGAAAGGGGGCCGCAAAAGGAGCAAATGTGGTCGGaatacaaagagagagagagaaaaagagaaacctTAAGGAAATGAAATGCGTGGAAAAagtttttgagaatcaattcaGTGACTTACTGAGGTGAAGCACGAACagagtgtttgtgttttgtaatGGAATTGAGTTTtccctttcccttttccttttcctgaGGAGCGAGATTTGCTTTCCCGTTTCCGTTGGAATTGGCTGAGAAAATTACCGGGTTATAGCTGCCTGTGCATTTCTTTAAGCGTATTCCAGTGAGGATATGCCACGtcaacatatataataaaaataccCACAGGAACAAGCAGGTGACCCAAATGACCGAGAAGATGTTTAGTAGAGGGAAAGTTTATTTTCACGGGCCTAGTTGATTGGGCTTTCagagcttttatatatattcataaacTTTTGGTTGATTCTGCTTAGATAATAAGCTGAATCAAGAATATAGATTTTTAATTAGATAtagctttttaaataaaaaaattaaaaagttatacataaattaaatatttattaactttGTATTTTACCCCAAGTAGCTAGCATAATCCAAGAAGCTAGGGTCAAGACTGTTGCTTTCAACTTTGTATATTTTTCCCATGTTCGGCATGAGAATTTTAATGCTcatgttagaaaaatattatagagtaaataataaattgactcttagagcatccacaccagttCAGCTATagtcttctaaaatagaaaaaagctacaaattttacacattttgagaaaaaaaacacccacatcagtgggggTAAAAATGTGTAAAGATGTGCAAATTTATCTATGAGTTACagtaatcatgtatttataCATAGTTACTGTTCATgtgtaaaagattttttttattttttttctctctcctctatcaAACTTCTTCTCTTCCCATCATTTACAACAACTCAGCGTGGTAGaataagaagaaggaagaagaaaataactACTCCACCACCAAACCTAGCGCAACCACCAAACCTAGCGCCACCACCAAACACCGCAACCTAGCACAGAGAATTAACCCTAAATCAACACCGCCTAACCACCActcaatcaccaccaccacaacacaTGCAGACCCATGATAttccaatcacaaaatcaaccaaaaacaaagaaaaatcaaaccaaaaatcaatctaaacccaaaatcaaaccttCAATGGAAAACTCAACAACTTAGaaccaaaaatcaaactttcaacaaaaaacccatcaacccaaacccaaactcaaatCAAGGCCACTGTCACCACTACCATGGAGAGCTTGCTACTTTCTTTGCTCGTGGAGAGCTTGCTGCTGCCATTAAAGAAGAGAGAATCAAGTGCTAAGCTACGACAAAGGAAAAGatcaaaaaaaagagaaaaaaaaaaaaaagaggccgTGGGAGAGGAAGTGGTAGAGAAATGATGTGGCTTTATgagataaaaaaggaaaaaaataaaatagagggTTAGATGTTTAGTGGTGGGGGTTAAAAGTGAGGGGAAAGGAAGCTTCAAGTTACTTGTGAATATatctaaatataatttaattataaaagaattatgattgtgattttttttttcaaacaaagtgtgattttatttgaaatttaattaaaatctatattaaaatttttaattcaaatcaGTGCTTTTTTTTATGACTAAAATCATactaatagtaaataatatatatatatatatatatatatatatatctctctctctctctctctctctctctctctctctctctctctctctctctctgcaatgCGCAACCCTGAAACGACACACcgaaatattttattgatggCAAAATAATGGTTGAAGACACTGATCTATCGACTGTTGCCAAAGCCACTATTTTGGTGGTCTAGCCACCAGTGTTGGCGACACTGTAGGCAGAGACACCAATCTAGCGGCGGTCACCGGAAACACTATTTCAGAGGTTTGACCATCAGACCTCCACCACAAGTGGCTCCATTGACTGAGCCACCGGTGTTGGTagtttacttaaaatttaagtttaaatttaaaaagtatgaCCATTAGggaaagtaataaaaaattgatgaagaatgaatattttattgaaatatcttgtaaaatagataaactgatgtgagtattttgtaaaagtaataatgtaaaataaaaaagtatgttttttgtgtaaaatagacggaatCTTTTAAAAGAGCTGACGTGGTTGCTCTTAATGTGTTCACT
The sequence above is drawn from the Castanea sativa cultivar Marrone di Chiusa Pesio chromosome 5, ASM4071231v1 genome and encodes:
- the LOC142636946 gene encoding bifunctional riboflavin kinase/FMN phosphatase; this translates as MLTWHILTGIRLKKCTGSYNPVIFSANSNGNGKANLAPQEKEKGKGKLNSITKHKHSVRASPQNGSIAVTGGFTVKMSIAKPLKKLASCVILDLDGTLINTDALLSDVLGGFLSKYGKQWDGREVHKTLGKTPLEAAAAIVEAYGLPCTSNEFISAINPLYSEKWCNIKAQPGANRLIKHFGGHGVPMALASNSPRENVEGKISFHQGWKESFSVIIGGDEVASGKPSPDIYLEAAKKLNVEPSSCLVIEDSIPGVTAGKAAGMEVVAVPSIPKQSHLYTSADEVINSLLDLKPEKWGLPPFQDWVEGTLPIESWYIGGPVIKGLGRGSKVLGIPTANLSTEGYSTVLSEHPSGVYFGWAGLSTKGVFKMVMSIGWNPYFNNPEKTIEPWLLHDFAEDFYGEDLRLVIVGYIRSEANFPSIESLIAKIHEDGRIAEKALDLPIYSTYRDDPYLKSCVKDSSHL